GCCGGCAGGCCGGAAACGACTTCCGCCAGCGCGCGCGGCCCGCCCGTGGACGAGCCGATGACCAGCAGCCGGTCTGGCTCGCGGATCGGCTGCGGTGCGGCAGCTCCGCCACCGGCCAGCCCGGTCCCGTTGGCCGTGCCCAGGGCGCTGCCCGGGCGCGGCGCGGCCGAGGCCGTCGCCGAAGACGTGCTCGGCGTGGGCAACGTTGCGTGGAGCAGCGGTCGGCGCACCCGGGCCTGGGAGGCCCGCTTGACCTTGGCGATCAGCTCGTCGCCGAGAGCAGCCAGGCCGCCGGGCACGTTGGCGGACGGCTTCTGCATGAAGTCCACCGCGCCGAGCGCCAGGGCCTTGACCGTGGCCTCCGCGCCGGCCGCCGTCAGGCTGCTGAGCATGACGACGGGGCGCGGGTAGTGCTCCATCAGCATCTTGAGCGCGGAGAGGCCGTCCATGTGCGGCATCTCCACGTCCATCGTCAGGACGTCCGGCTGGAGCTTCTCGACCTTCGCGAGCGCCTCCAGCCCATCCCGCGCGACGTCCACCACCTCGATACCTGTATCGGCAGTCAGCAGCCGCCGGACGGCCTGGCGCATCAGCACCGAGTCATCCACGATCAGGACGCGAATCGGCCGGTCGCTCGCCGGGGTGGGCGTCGGCTGGGCGGGCCGAGGGGCTGGCCCGGTGACGCCAGCGGGGCGAGCCACCGGTGCGGGCGGCGCGCTCGGG
The Chloroflexota bacterium genome window above contains:
- a CDS encoding chemotaxis response regulator protein-glutamate methylesterase — protein: MTDRLPPRDPGAGSPGQPPARPPLRPASRFEPARPAGTPGSSFGLPNRPAAPLRPSAPPAPVARPAGVTGPAPRPAQPTPTPASDRPIRVLIVDDSVLMRQAVRRLLTADTGIEVVDVARDGLEALAKVEKLQPDVLTMDVEMPHMDGLSALKMLMEHYPRPVVMLSSLTAAGAEATVKALALGAVDFMQKPSANVPGGLAALGDELIAKVKRASQARVRRPLLHATLPTPSTSSATASAAPRPGSALGTANGTGLAGGGAAAPQPIREPDRLLVIGSSTGGPRALAEVVSGLPADLPAAVVIVQHLPAGFTKSLAERLNQICPLEVSEAKDGDQLSVGRVLVAPGDFHMKVSGRRVQLEMGPRRHGVRPAVDTTLETAAATFGPAVLTAILTGMGEDGTEGARAVKDAGGQVLAEDESTCVVYGMPRSVVEHGLSDEVVPLDHMAAAIVRRLPTLKPRFSKR